The sequence TACGGTGCCGTCCTTGTTGGTACTGAACCCCTTGAAGGGCAGCGGTCTGTCCATCGGGCAACGGTACTCGTCCCTTTTTCTGTCGTAGGGAAAACCCTCTATCTCAGGTTTGTACTTTCCGAAGACGGGTATCCATCCGGTGACCTTCCTTTGCTCGAGAAAATCGTAGTTGGAGCCGTTGGAACAACCCGCGTCCGCCAGTAAATTTGTCATTATAAGCTCGCTCTTCCCCAAACGCTCCTGCACCCTCAGGCCGATGTTCTTCAGGTATTGGCTGTCCCTGCCATCGGCAAAGTCCGCCTGGATGTGCGAGATGACCCCTTCCGCCGTATCCACAGACATGCTGCAACGGTAGTTGAGCTTTCTGGCCTTGCCCGGTTTTACCGATATGCGGGCATCCGGGTCATGGGGGTTGTAGTGTGTCTTGTTGCTGAGCAGTCGTGCTCTCTTGTGTGATGCGCCAGAGGGGCGTACCGGACTTTCCCGAAGGTTTCGGTGGTGCTTTTCCATGCGCTTCAGCTCGTGTTCGGGTGCGGTGATGTGCGGGGGAAACAGTCTTCCCATCTTTTTTCGTGGCTTCCCCGTTTTCTTCCGATACTTTTTTCAAGTGGTCGTCCATGGGTGTGGCCGGCATTTTCGGCACCACGCTTTCCATGGATGCGTTGGCCTTTATCGGGGCCGAATCCACCGCCTGGGTATGGCCGGACACCATCCCGCTCTCGACGCAAAGTGCAAATACCTTGTTGAAGAGTTTCTCGAAAAGGGATTCCGGGTAAAGTTGCCTTGTCCTGCTGACCGTTGAGTGCCATGGCAGTTCCTCGTCAAGGTCATAGCCTAAAAAATAGAGCACGTCCATCCGCATGCTACAGTGTTCCAACAGTTTTCGGTCGGAGGTGATGTTCTCTAGGTATCCCGTGATCAAAAGCTTGAAGAAGACCACGGGGTCAATGGACCGGTTGCCCGTACTGCCATAAAGTTCCTTCGTGTCCCTATAAAGAAAACTCAGATCAAGTGTCTCGCGGAGCCTTCTTTAAAGGTTGTCCTTGGGAACACGGTCCGACAGCCTGAAGCTGAGGAACAGTTTTTCGGTGTAGCTTTTTCTGCCTTGCATACCATAAGTTACCGATTTCCCGACGCTTATGAGAGCAAGAATCGATGAATATCAGAGTTGTGCAACAGCCACGTTCGTTTTATGAAACATCGATCTCTGATTATTTCTTTGATTCGGACAAGCGAAACCCAAAGGGTTTCCAAGCGGAATTTTGAATATATTGTATTTCTATCATTTGTCCTTACCAAAGGTGCCACACCAAATTCTGGAATCAAGTATACTTCTTATATGGTCCTAGGGATTTGGTCCATTGGCATTGCTTCACAACTTCAAAAATGCTCCTTCTCATATCATAAATCCCCTATTCAGTGAGCTTCAGTAATCCGACCTATGTGAGATGTTCTAATGATAATAAGTAGCAACTTAAATAGCTTTAAGTAGGCAATGATATAAGTGATGAAATAACTAAAGATAAAATTTGGAATGATCACGCTTACTTTTAGAAGAAGTACTGGAAAGCATTAAGAAAAGGGATTTTATAGATTCCATCAGAGAAGTTTCTCCATTACGCACGGTGGAAGAGGCCATGGATTTTGACAATAGTGATATAGGTCTGGAAGAGCAGTTTGAGCGCACGCATAATCATGCACATAGGGTACTTACTCCTGTACCGCAGGAGTTGTCGTCTCTATGTAGAAGAGTCCATCAAAAATATTGGGTAGTACTAAAGCTTGCTCACTGAAATTAACTAAGCGGCCCTTTTGCTTTAGCCTTAGTAAAGAACTTTCTTCAAGATTTGTCAGGTCAATAAAGGCATAAGGCCAATCCAAACTTTTTATGGACTGTTCTATACTTACCTTGGATGGTTTTTTTATGGTTACTTTTTTATCATTCGCAAAATTGATAAACTCTCCGTCAAAACCAGTGAAACCAACAGCATACATTTCATCTTTGAACTCGTTTTTAAGAAAATGACCCATGGGCAGTACAGGGTTCAAACCTCTTGCGATATGAAAGTTATGGGCCCAGATAATAACCTTTTTGTCTTTATAAGTGTTATTCAACAACCAACTCATATTGCTTCCCATTTGTCGGTCCCTATCCATATCCGGAATATCTTTCCAGTATCTTTTGGCTTGGGATTCAAGGCTGTTTAAAATTTGCCTCCAAAAACCAGGATTGTCAAAAATAGCTTCGGTTTTAGGCTGATATTCATCAATTTCAGCTTTAATATCACTTAGTACTCCATAAAATGAAGTTTTGTCCTCAGTGGTTACTTTTCTATTCATCCCTATGATATCCGCAACCTTACTTTCAAAAACTTCCCATGATTCTTGATTTGGAATATCGGACCTGTTTTGTTCCAAGAAAATTTGTAGGTTGGAAACCAAGTTGTTTTTCGACTTTTCACCGGTATGTTGACTATCCATTCCGCAGAATAACAGGGGAGTGGAACCTTGTAATTGTTCATCCATATAACGAAAAAGAGGTTTGACCTCTGTGCTTGTGGCATACATATAGAACATACTACCCAAGACTTCGTCTTCCATTTTTTTTCCGGTAGAGATGTTCATCCCTATTTCAGCACAATCATACATCCCACTTTCAAATGCCATGACCTCAAAACCCATTTCCTGGTTAAGAAATTTAATCAACCTGACTTTAGCTGAATAAGTAGACCCGCCCCCATGCGATTGTTCTCCCAACAACACAATTCTTGCATTTCCAATTATATCTTTTAGCGCTTTTAGGTCTGAAAAATCGGTATCCTCAGGTGAAATGGATTTTACTTCGACGGCATTATCAGCAATAATGGCATTTAGGGCCTGCGAATTGATTTTGTCTTGACAAGATGAAAATAGGAGCAAATAAACAATGCTTAGATAAGATGAGGTTAGACGTAATTTTCCCATGAAGTTGATTTTAAATATTTGATGATGACAAGATTAATTCAATGTTTGTAATATCTTATTTATTAGTGTTTTAATATTTTTGATTCGATTCACTTACTATTTAAATCAATATTCTCCCAATATCAAAAATTTTCCAAGGGCCTCGTATGCTAAATTACCTCCAGTATTGCTATTGGTAAAAATAACATATCCCATTTCCAAATCTTCGTACATCATAAACTGACACTGAAAATCCCCATTGTTCCCATCATGCCCAAAAGCTCTGCCATTGGAAGATAGCTCATGGTATATTCCAAGCCCGAAATATTCCTTTAGGTCATTTTCATCGTCAGAGATTACGGTCTGTATCTTAAAAAAATCAGAATAGGTTTTTGGTTGCAGGCCTTTTCTTTTGGAGAGGGCCAATATAAAATTGGTAAAATCCAAGGCCTCAGTGTACATGCCGCCAGCCATGCTAGGTTCCTCTGAAACTTCAACCTTTTTGGGCAATCCATCTAAATGACCATGTGAGACCGACTCCAACAGATGTTTGCTTTTTTCAAAATGAGTGTTGTCCATTTTAAGTGGAATCAAGACTTCTTCTTTTAATATCTCATGGATTTTCTTTCCAGTAATATGGACAACCACTCGCTTTAGGTATTCAAAGCCTTCTCCGGAATAACCGTATGATGTTCCCGGGGTAAATTTCAAATCAAACGTTCCATCCTTTTGGCGAGTAGGCCAATTGGGAAAGCCCGTTTGGTGGGAGAGTACATACCTGGCAGTTATCAATTTATGCCGTTCATCATGCTCGATATCTGGAAACCTCAAGTACTGGTATAAAGGCTTGTCAAGGTCAATTATTCCTTTTTCGGCCAATCTACATACAGTGAACCCAAATACTGGCTTGGTAAGCGAGGCAGCCTCGAAGAGTGTATTTTTACTAACCGCTTCGTTTGTGTAGCTATTCATTTGGCCATAGGTATTATGATAAACGACCTTTCCTTTTTTTATCAAAGCAAGGGATACTCCCGGGATTTTATAGTAGTGACGGTAATCCTCAATAAACTGGTCCACTTGAGCTTTTTTATCGCTATCAAAATTATATAGGAGTCCTTTTTCTGGAAACGACATAGGGGGTGGAGCCTTTGATAATTGTAAGGGCTGCGATTGGGTCACCCGATTTTCCTTAACCTTACATGTGATTCCCGACTTTTCCCTATTAAGCATGTACACTGATTCTCCTTCGCGGAAAAGACTGTTGGTCAATGATACTTTGTATCTATCCGCAGGTAGTTTTACAGAATACATTCCTAGCGAATCCACAGGTACATCCATCCAAAGAGAGGTTTCCAATAATGAAGTGATTCTAACTTTTTCAGGAAAATGGGATATTGTAGAATCTTGCCACTCCAACTGTCCTTGCAATGTTCCGAGAGCTTTATCTGCCAATACGAGGGTTCCCAACCTTCCCGCCGTCCGTTGCTTCCACATTGTTTCCCCCCACATTTTTAAAGAGAAATTTTTATGGCCATCACCGTCCTGGTCAAAAATCAGGTAATCCAACCCAAATGATTTCTGATTTTTGGTTTCTTCGTCCAATTTGATTTGGTACTCGTACACTGTCTCGGAATCATATCGTTTCATGGCCATTTTTAATTTAGCTGGATCAACTTTGTCAAGATTGGGATCCCAGCTTCCTAAAGATATAATAGGGTTTATGCCTTGTTCGGCTATTTGATAGATAATAGCTCCGGAACCATTTTCTGCATGATTTTCATCCAAGAGTAGTTGGTGGCCGTCCTGTTCTGTCAGTGGTGAGGGCCATTTATCATTTATAATATGGGACTCATCAGCCACCATTACTGCAAAGTAAAGGGAATGTTGTTGTTTGTTATACCCAACCTTAAAACTTGGAGTAAAATCTTTTTCGTCTCTTGGTTTGTCTCCATGACTATGTTCAATAGCATATTCCATTGTCTTTTCCGGCCAATCGGAAATATCACCATCCAAAACAATATTATCAATTGGATAAGCATAAGCAACCTGGGAGGATTGGACGGATTCCATTTCGTTATTGATATTTTCCGAACAGGAGAAGATGAGAACCATCATTCCCGAAATGAACAAAAAATTCAGCGTTTTGGCTTTTGTATATGAAAACCCTTTATAAAACCCCAGAGATATGGGCTTTACCAAGTGTATCAATAAATGAGAAAAAGAAAACATAAGCCTAATTTTATTTTAGTTTGAAATTCGATTAGCTCTAGATTTTTAAAGAGCCCTTATCAGCAGTAGCAACGTGGACCTATTGAGATTTGATAAGAATGTTGCCGTTCAAGGTTCTGAACAGTATTTGTGGTCCGCCCTTATTGATTGTTCCAGTAATCCATTTTTCTTGCTTCCGTTTTCTTTTGGAACGCCCTGAAGATTTTTTTTTAGTTTTAGCGGGAAGTGAAGGGTTCTTTTTGAATCTGCCGTCAAAACCGATAAATACCTCACGGGTTTCAGACCATGCTTTGATATTGGCATCAAGACTCTTAGGAAAGGTAATGTCCAAAGTTCCGTTCAAGCTGGTAAAGGCCATATCTACGCCTTTGGTCACCTTTAAAAAATTAACCGTGATATTCTTATTACGGGCGTCCACTATTGCAGAACCGCTTACATCCTTCAAAACAATGGCCCCATTGCGATTGCTTACTACCAATTCCCCGTTCACCCTTTCAACCAAGATATCACCATCATTAATAGCCTTCAGGTCCAATGAGAAGTTCTCGGGCACTTTGATTGTATAATCCAATTCCGGATTCCCCTCTTCAGATGTGATATGGACATTATTATTATATTCTCTCACTATAAATTCCATAGGGTTTGAACTGATTCGGCTCAAGCCCATAGTCGTTGAATCTCGGGATTTCACCCCTTTCCCAGTTGTTTCGATGATGACATCCTTTCCCTTATAACCGATTACCTTTATCGATCCATACAGTATGCTCATCACCAGTCTTCCAGGTTTATCACTGTTGCTCAACGCAATGGATTGTATTTCTTTCTGTCCATTTTGGGCCAAAGCCCCTATGGACATCAACAGAATTCCGATTAATGTTCCTATTTTCAACCTATTTTGCTTCATAAATCTAGTCTCTTAATAATACATCTCCATTGAGGACATGAAAGTCGAGTTTTACACCTCCCTTGCCAATCTTAAAAGATTCATTGTGGTGCTTGCGACCTCGTTTCTTTATATTTTTCCGTTTCGTATAATCTGATTTTGAAGTTTTAAAGTTCGTATAAATGGTCCCTTTCAATCCCTTAAAAAGAACATCTGCATTTAAGTTTTCTTTAAAGGTGATATCGATATTACCATTCAAAGTATGGTAAGATGATCTTCCATCCGGATTTGTGTAATAGTTTATGGTAATATCCTCATTATGCGCATTCACTTTGGTCTTCCCAGAAACATTGTCCAGGGTTATCGCCCCTTTTATATTGTTGGCAATAATTTCATCTCCAAATATATCCTTGACAATAATATCTCCATTAGTAATAGTAGTAGCTTTTAAATTGATGTTGTGTGGCACCTTGACCTTAAAGTTCAGCATGTAATCATATCTATTTAGGCCACTGTTTCCATTCTCATTATAATTGATTCGTCCACTACTTAGTTTAAAATCGGTCCACGGAGAATCCAGATAGACATATATGTATTTCCCCTTTTCTTCAATACCGAGGTTTATTTCGTCAATTCCCAGTTCCAGGGCATCTTGGTTTTTAGCCGTGATGATTTTTTTTATCTCCATTTTAATGTTCCCCCCATCATAACCTTCTATGTGCACCTGTCCTTTCACATTCTGTAATACAAAGAAATTCACTTTCGATTTATTTTCAATAGTCAACTCCTTGAATATGGTTTCCTCAAATTTTTGGGCCTCGGTTATGTTATGGAGCAGGATTACCACCAATAAGAAAGGCAATTTTATACAACTTATTTTTTTCATCTTTATCTTTGTTTATACCTTATCATACTTCCGATTCACATAATGGCGGAAATCGATTCCTGAAGTTTTTGTTTTACAGATTTATCAGTAGTGCTTTTTTTCATTAGTTGTTTCATAGGGTCAATAGCGCCTCTTTCCTGCAATTCTACCATAAGGTCAGCTAGCGCTATCTGAATCAATGGTGATTCTTGCCCGGTAATCGACTTCACCAAACCTAATCTCACTTCTGGGTCTTCGGCATATCCTTCTAGGGATTCGACTGCGGCTAAACGGACATTCGTGTTCGGGTCATTGTTCAGTGTCATAAAAAGGGCATCCACTACCGAGGCACTTACCTCGACCATTTTGGCAGACTCGTTAACGGCCTGCAACCTTTTATGAACTGAAGGTTGGTCCAATAAGGTCAAAACAAATTTTTCTCGTATAGTCTCAACTTCTGTTTGTTCCACCATAAAATCACCTGCCTCCTTATTCGTATTCAAATAATGTCCACATAATAGTCCTATAGATAATAGCCCTATACTATACGCCAATTGCGGTTTCCATTGCTCCAAAAAAAATGATCTAACCCAATCTTCCAGATTTTTGAAAAAGTTCTTGTCCTTGCTGTTATTGTTTCCGATTTCCGTTTGGAGCATTTCATAAAATCGCTCATGCATCTCTGTTGAAGGATTTGGCAGATTCATATTGGCAACATCAGTCCATGTGCCGTGGAGTGCATCAAACCTTTTCTGATATTCGGGACTCACTTTTAAAACGTTTTCGAACTCCTTTACTTCATCAGCATCCAATTCTTTTGATAGATACTTCATCATTGTTCTTTCAAATGTGTTCTCCTCCATAGTTTACTTTTTTTCGAGTTTTAAAAAAACCTCTCTTAAGTCATTCAAAGCACGATGTGCCCTTACCCGTGCGGCCCCTTCGCTACAATCCATGATTTTTGATATTTCCGGAAATTTTATTCCTTGATATATGTTCAATGTCAATATTTCACGTTTTTCGGGACTTATTTTTTGCATGGCCAGTCTTAATAGTTCGGCATTGTCCCGGTTTTGAAATTCCACCTCGATATTACCTGAATCTCTAAGCTCGTAATCGTTTGTCAAATGCAATTCCGAATGTTCTTTTTTTAAATTTTTATTGTAATAATCGTAGTACAGGTTCCTTGATAGTTTAAATATCCAAGCATCAAAAGAGCCTTCACCCCTATAACTGTGCCTGTATTTCAAGACCTTTATGAATACGTTCTGCACCAGATCCTCACTAAGCTGGCTGTTTCCACTCATGTGGTAGTAAAAGCCGAACAATTGCTTCCAATGACGCTCATAGAGCAGACCAAGCTTCTCCAAGTCTCCAGATTTTACTTTTAACATTAATTCGTGGTCCTCCTGTGAATGCAATTGACTTTGGTTTAGGTATCTATTGGTAATAACAGCTTTTTTTTAAAAGTGTTACAGGATTTTTTTGAAAATGGTTTTCCCGAAATAAAAAAACTGGCACATAGAATACGGAAATAGCATGAGGGAAACCTTTCATCATGACAAAATATTAAAGGTAGTTGAGAAGATCTATCACATCAATGGTAAGAACAAGATGCAGAGTAACGATCGTCCATACGAAATTCGTCAAATAAACAGCAAGATACTAGTCCCTTATAGCTATCATTTTCTGTGGCAGAAAGAATTTCTTTTATTTTTTACAATCTTATTGCTAAGCCGATTTGATTGGAAGAATTTTTTAATGGGAATCCTTAATTTTTCGGATTTTGGCCTTGCCTATGATGATGCCCCTATTTACATTAGGACTACCGTCGTACTCAACTAAGGCTTCGCCGTAAGCCGTAACTTTTAGTTTTTTCCTGACATTGAACTTAAAAGTACCTTCTCCAAAGGCCGTGACCTTGCTTTTGCGATTGTCCGTAGCCACTGTATTTACGCTGCTTTTGCCAAATGCTATATATCTTTGTCGTCCGATAACGCCCGATTTGACCGTCAAATCTCCTTCCCCGTATATGGAAGCTCTTAAAGTTCCAAGGTCGACCGAATCAAGAACCACCTTGGATTCCCCATAAACCCATAATCTAAATCTATCCTGTTTTAATGGACTTTGACATATCATGGTCTGTTCGCCCCTTACAGAAATTTTTTTTAACCGTTTATAGTTTATGGTGGCTATGACTTCGGTTCCTGAGTACCGAGGGATTTTATTCTTTTTGTATTTCGAGTATACCTTTTCTTTTCTGGTCAGGAATTTAGCACCGTCCAGGTATATGCGTAAAGTTCTACCAATGACCTTGATCCTGATTTTTTCAGGGTCGACACTCATGTCATCAATATTAACAGTTTCATGGTCTCCTTCTACAAATCTTACCTTGATGTGTGGACTGATAATCACTTTTTCGAAGGGATCTACATTTGCAGATATAGATTGCGAAACGCCTTTCCCAGAAAAAAACAAAAATGTGCTTAGTAATATACCATATCTGATGTAATCTATCATAATACAAATATTTTAAGTATCTAATACCTTGATTTACTTAATCTTTTTGGCAGGCCAAGCCCTTTCTTCAAGAACATTGAAGCTCAATACTTCATCATCTTCTATAATAAACTCTACTCCTATAATCGGGTCTTCTTCTAGATAGAATAAAGATTTAGATTCGGCGTGTATCGGTAGAGGTCCCTCTCCCTCATACTTTATGTATAATTGGTCCCGATCATATAGTATTCTCAGGGTATCTTCTTTTCGATCCTGCAAGATATACTCCCCTACATAGCTTTCATAAGTCTCTTTTTTTAACCGCAAAGGTTCGGGAACGTTTTTATCCCTGCTCTGATCTAACATCCAGGTGTACCAGGCATCATTTTTCAAAGTCTTTCCCCAAACATCGACAAGCTTATGGCCGATCCCTGGATAAATCGTAAATTCTGCGTCTGAGCCGTATACTTTTAGTTGTTTCATCGTTTCATAGTTGCATGCCTTGTCTACAACTGCATCCTTTTCGCCGTGGATTATCCATGTAGGGATGTTTCGTACCCGCCATATTCTCTTTAGATCCGATTGGTCTGCGCAGCCTGCTATTGGCGATATAGCAGCAAATTTTTCTGGGTTTTGAAATACCCATTCCCAGGTACCATAGCCTCCCATACTATATCCGGTAAGATATATCCTGTCCTCATCCACAGCATATTCCTTTACAATATCGTCAAGCAAATTATTCAATATCTCCACATTCCATCTTCCTTTATTGCACATGGGATTTACTATCAACATTGGAAAATCTTTGCCTGAAGAGATTAGATGTGGTAGAAATGCATATGGCAGGGTTTCTATGGTAACATTACGGTCGGTACCATGCAAGTTGATCATCAATGGCCATTTTTTCTCTGATTCCTCATCATATCCGGGAGGAGTATAAATCAAATAGTCTGTTTTTATGACCAACTGTTTGGCTACCTGTTGGGAATTTACGTAGTTCATTGTCAGCAGGATACATAATGCCAAGAATCCAAGATTGTGTTTTGTCATTTTGAAAGCTTTAGTTTTTTTGGTTGAACCCTTTATAAGATACAACATGGTTTTTTGAAAAGTGTTACAGAAATTTGAATGTTATTTACACTGAACAAATGGAGTCTTTTAAATTGGCCATTTTAAAAGACACTTTTGCTATTGGCAGGAACCTTTGATTATGAAGTCCCATTTCTGGTCTTTTGTAGTATTCTCGTTAATACACCTTTTATGAGACAGTTGGATACCCATATTCAGTTTCTTATAGCATTTTGATTTCAATTAATACTAAACAGATTTATATTTTATTTCTAATAATCTGATTTTCTTTAGATTTTATGAATCAGTGAAATTTGGAGTGTTTTGCCTAAATATGATTGAGACGAAAGGCACTTAGTGTTTACATTTTTTGTCCTGCCAGCAGGACGAGGAATGATTTCCATGTTAAAACCAAGGAAAAAATAAAAAATGTCAACTAATAGTTTTTACATAAGGTTTTTGTCTTTTGACCACGGCACAGATTCGATGAACGAGTTTGTTCCTGACGTTGTTGACGATGAGCATTTTGTTTTTCCCTTCTTCGACTTTTCGCAAAAAGTAGGTTCTGATGTCAGGGTCATGATTAATCGCAGCCAGGGCGGACATATGCAGGTGTTTTTTAAGCGTCCTGTTTGCCATAGGATGGACTCTGGACTTCCGGTGTATAGATTCTCCAGAGGTATATTCAAAAGGCACTACACCGCTATAACAGGCAAGTTGTTTAGGATTGTCATATCGGGTAAAGAAGTTGGTAAATATGGTAAAGTGAAGTGCAGTGATTTGTCCGATTCCAGTAACGGAAGTCACCAATCCAACGGTCTTATTGAGCTTATCATCAGAAAGCACCAGTTTTTTAATTTCAGCTTCAATACGGTTAATTTCGTCATTAAGGTTTTTGTTAATTTTTTTAAGGTTGCGTTTGGCAAGCTTTCCAAGCTCAGGAGAGAACAGTTCCAGTTCATTGGGGTACTTGTTCACGTCCGCTCTGGTATTGACGAGCTTTCTTCTGATCTTGAGCAATATCTTCACCTTTTCGAGTATTTCCGGCATTGGCCTGTAAAGCTCAAGCTCTTTATGGTTTTTAGAGGCGTATATGGCGATACGTTTGGCATCTACCCTATCGCTCTTACCTCTGACAACACCTATGCTCTTGGTAATCTGTATGGGCATTTCCACACAAAAGCTGGCTTGTTTTTCGACAAGTTTGGTAATAAGGATTTTTCCATAGACACCCGTATGTTCCATGCATATAAGCGTGTTGGACAGAGGAATCTTTTGGTTTTTAAGAAGTCTGATAAAGGCATTGGCACCTTTTCTGGTGTTTTCGAATACATACGAGGTAGTCCTGTCATTATCAATGATGGCCACGTCGAAGAACCTTTTCGACAGGTCGATACCGATAAAGAATTTAAAGTCTTGTTTGTTCATAATGAATAAGTTTTAAGATAGCATGGCCAGTACCCAGATACTCATCGAACCCCTGATAATAGGCCTATAAGCCTGAATTTCCATCTGATGCCTGTCCGGAGTAAACCAATAAGGGCTTTTATCAAATAAAGTATAAGTCTTGAAACTTTGAAAAGCGTATAATTCGCCCTAATCAGTTTGGCCACAGCCAATAATTATTGAGAGTTTTCCCCCGATAGAAAGTTACTTATTACAAGAACCAACTATCATAAAAAAATCTCTATATCAGCGTGATTGTAAAACTAAGGGGGGGTAAAGCAAGAGGGTAACACGCTAACGCGATGTTACGTTTCTTAGTTAGTTGATTTTCAGTAAATTATGCGGGATTTAGTTTGGGCCAAAAAAAGTTTTTGCTGTAAAAACCTTGGTAGGCTCAGTAAACATTGGAATTTTTTACAGTA is a genomic window of Flagellimonas sp. CMM7 containing:
- a CDS encoding transposase, with amino-acid sequence MSVDTAEGVISHIQADFADGRDSQYLKNIGLRVQERLGKSELIMTNLLADAGCSNGSNYDFLEQRKVTGWIPVFGKYKPEIEGFPYDRKRDEYRCPMDRPLPFKGFSTNKDGTVLKNYWAAPRDCKACPMKPQCAPKKKCKSITRTIYDEPYLRAYARQHSERGRQMKKLRQSTVEPVFGSLTQFYGLRKIGVLGKAGAHKSCSWPR
- a CDS encoding transposase, with amino-acid sequence MSFLYRDTKELYGSTGNRSIDPVVFFKLLITGYLENITSDRKLLEHCSMRMDVLYFLGYDLDEELPWHSTVSRTRQLYPESLFEKLFNKVFALCVESGMVSGHTQAVDSAPIKANASMESVVPKMPATPMDDHLKKVSEENGEATKKDGKTVSPAHHRTRTRAEAHGKAPPKPSGKSGTPLWRITQESTTAQQQDTLQPP
- a CDS encoding (d)CMP kinase produces the protein MESIKKRDFIDSIREVSPLRTVEEAMDFDNSDIGLEEQFERTHNHAHRVLTPVPQELSSLCRRVHQKYWVVLKLAH
- a CDS encoding erythromycin esterase family protein, which gives rise to MGKLRLTSSYLSIVYLLLFSSCQDKINSQALNAIIADNAVEVKSISPEDTDFSDLKALKDIIGNARIVLLGEQSHGGGSTYSAKVRLIKFLNQEMGFEVMAFESGMYDCAEIGMNISTGKKMEDEVLGSMFYMYATSTEVKPLFRYMDEQLQGSTPLLFCGMDSQHTGEKSKNNLVSNLQIFLEQNRSDIPNQESWEVFESKVADIIGMNRKVTTEDKTSFYGVLSDIKAEIDEYQPKTEAIFDNPGFWRQILNSLESQAKRYWKDIPDMDRDRQMGSNMSWLLNNTYKDKKVIIWAHNFHIARGLNPVLPMGHFLKNEFKDEMYAVGFTGFDGEFINFANDKKVTIKKPSKVSIEQSIKSLDWPYAFIDLTNLEESSLLRLKQKGRLVNFSEQALVLPNIFDGLFYIETTTPAVQE
- a CDS encoding serine hydrolase, which gives rise to MFSFSHLLIHLVKPISLGFYKGFSYTKAKTLNFLFISGMMVLIFSCSENINNEMESVQSSQVAYAYPIDNIVLDGDISDWPEKTMEYAIEHSHGDKPRDEKDFTPSFKVGYNKQQHSLYFAVMVADESHIINDKWPSPLTEQDGHQLLLDENHAENGSGAIIYQIAEQGINPIISLGSWDPNLDKVDPAKLKMAMKRYDSETVYEYQIKLDEETKNQKSFGLDYLIFDQDGDGHKNFSLKMWGETMWKQRTAGRLGTLVLADKALGTLQGQLEWQDSTISHFPEKVRITSLLETSLWMDVPVDSLGMYSVKLPADRYKVSLTNSLFREGESVYMLNREKSGITCKVKENRVTQSQPLQLSKAPPPMSFPEKGLLYNFDSDKKAQVDQFIEDYRHYYKIPGVSLALIKKGKVVYHNTYGQMNSYTNEAVSKNTLFEAASLTKPVFGFTVCRLAEKGIIDLDKPLYQYLRFPDIEHDERHKLITARYVLSHQTGFPNWPTRQKDGTFDLKFTPGTSYGYSGEGFEYLKRVVVHITGKKIHEILKEEVLIPLKMDNTHFEKSKHLLESVSHGHLDGLPKKVEVSEEPSMAGGMYTEALDFTNFILALSKRKGLQPKTYSDFFKIQTVISDDENDLKEYFGLGIYHELSSNGRAFGHDGNNGDFQCQFMMYEDLEMGYVIFTNSNTGGNLAYEALGKFLILGEY
- a CDS encoding DUF4097 domain-containing protein; amino-acid sequence: MKQNRLKIGTLIGILLMSIGALAQNGQKEIQSIALSNSDKPGRLVMSILYGSIKVIGYKGKDVIIETTGKGVKSRDSTTMGLSRISSNPMEFIVREYNNNVHITSEEGNPELDYTIKVPENFSLDLKAINDGDILVERVNGELVVSNRNGAIVLKDVSGSAIVDARNKNITVNFLKVTKGVDMAFTSLNGTLDITFPKSLDANIKAWSETREVFIGFDGRFKKNPSLPAKTKKKSSGRSKRKRKQEKWITGTINKGGPQILFRTLNGNILIKSQ
- a CDS encoding HEAT repeat domain-containing protein; translated protein: MEENTFERTMMKYLSKELDADEVKEFENVLKVSPEYQKRFDALHGTWTDVANMNLPNPSTEMHERFYEMLQTEIGNNNSKDKNFFKNLEDWVRSFFLEQWKPQLAYSIGLLSIGLLCGHYLNTNKEAGDFMVEQTEVETIREKFVLTLLDQPSVHKRLQAVNESAKMVEVSASVVDALFMTLNNDPNTNVRLAAVESLEGYAEDPEVRLGLVKSITGQESPLIQIALADLMVELQERGAIDPMKQLMKKSTTDKSVKQKLQESISAIM
- a CDS encoding RNA polymerase sigma factor, with translation MHSQEDHELMLKVKSGDLEKLGLLYERHWKQLFGFYYHMSGNSQLSEDLVQNVFIKVLKYRHSYRGEGSFDAWIFKLSRNLYYDYYNKNLKKEHSELHLTNDYELRDSGNIEVEFQNRDNAELLRLAMQKISPEKREILTLNIYQGIKFPEISKIMDCSEGAARVRAHRALNDLREVFLKLEKK
- a CDS encoding GIN domain-containing protein, with the protein product MIDYIRYGILLSTFLFFSGKGVSQSISANVDPFEKVIISPHIKVRFVEGDHETVNIDDMSVDPEKIRIKVIGRTLRIYLDGAKFLTRKEKVYSKYKKNKIPRYSGTEVIATINYKRLKKISVRGEQTMICQSPLKQDRFRLWVYGESKVVLDSVDLGTLRASIYGEGDLTVKSGVIGRQRYIAFGKSSVNTVATDNRKSKVTAFGEGTFKFNVRKKLKVTAYGEALVEYDGSPNVNRGIIIGKAKIRKIKDSH
- a CDS encoding prolyl oligopeptidase family serine peptidase; protein product: MTKHNLGFLALCILLTMNYVNSQQVAKQLVIKTDYLIYTPPGYDEESEKKWPLMINLHGTDRNVTIETLPYAFLPHLISSGKDFPMLIVNPMCNKGRWNVEILNNLLDDIVKEYAVDEDRIYLTGYSMGGYGTWEWVFQNPEKFAAISPIAGCADQSDLKRIWRVRNIPTWIIHGEKDAVVDKACNYETMKQLKVYGSDAEFTIYPGIGHKLVDVWGKTLKNDAWYTWMLDQSRDKNVPEPLRLKKETYESYVGEYILQDRKEDTLRILYDRDQLYIKYEGEGPLPIHAESKSLFYLEEDPIIGVEFIIEDDEVLSFNVLEERAWPAKKIK